The Archangium primigenium genomic interval GGTCCGCCTCGGACAGGTGGTTCATGTAGATGGGCACCAACTGGTCCACCAGGGACTCGCGCGCCGCCATCTCGCGGAACTTCTCCAGGAAGCCGGGGGGCACGTCCGCCGAGCGCTCGAAGTGGCGCGCCATCAGGTCGAACATCATCCGCCCCGAGGCCTCCGCGCCAATGAGCACCATGAGCCGGCGCACCTTCTGCTCCTTCTGGGAGCGCGCGGCGTCACGCACGGGCGCGGCGGTGGACGCGGTCCGTGCCGCCTCCGGGTGCGAGCACCCCCCCATCGCCAGAGCCAGGACACACCACCGCCACGACGCCACGAATCGCCAGGAGCCCATGCCGCTCCACGATAGGGCGCCCGCTCGCGCACGCGGAAGGGGCGCCCCCACCAACTGTCTCGGGCCTTACTTGACGACGATCAGATAGGCGTGGCGCGCGTCGTTCGCCCAGACGACCAGCGTCGTCTTGCCCGGCCCCACCCCACTCACGCGCACGGTGCCGCCCCCCATCGACTCGATGTCCGCCACGGTGTCATCCCCGAGCGACATGCGCGTCAGGCCCGGAATCGTCAGGTCCCGGTGCTCGCCCTTCTTGAGGGTGATCGTCTCCTGGGGGGCCTCGGCCGTCTTCTTCGTCGGCTCGGCCGCCTGAACCGCCCCCGCCGTGCTCCCCAGGACCCCCGCCAGGACCACCAGCATCCCCACGTCGCGTCTCATGTTCATGACGGACAGTGTCTCCCCGGCGCGAGGGCAAAAGAAAGGGAGGCGGCCCCAGACACCGGGCCGCCTCCCCTCTCACTCAAGCCCTGCCTTCAGCGCCTACTTCGTGAAGGACACGGGGCCGTTGGACAGCGTGGCGTTGCCCGCGCCGTCGATGGCCCGGACCCGCCAGGTGTGGCTGCCCGTGGACAGGCCGGTGAGGCTCGTCTGCTCCGTGCCCGTGCCGTACACCTCGAACTCCCACAGCGAGTAGCCATACGGCAGGGCGCGCTTGACGCCGCGCATCCGCACGTAGCGGCCCACGCCGTTGAGGCCCGTGAGGTCGTCGAGGCCGCCGTTGCCCGCGGTCTCCGTGTACAGCGCCTTCCAGTTGGTGGAGCCGTCCAGCGACGCCTCGATGACGTACTGGCTGCCGTACGCGGCCTCCCAGTTGAGGACCACGCGCTTGACGGAGTACACGCCGCCCAGGTCGATCATCAGGGACTCGGTGTCGGGGCTGGCGGTGTCCGAGCGGCTGGACCACCGGGTGGTGGCGTTGCCGTCCACCGCGTCGTTGCCCGAGCCGAACTCGGAGGAGCTGGCGTAGGCGTTGCGGCCGAGCGCCAGGTTCGTGGTGGAGGCCACCCGGGGCGTGGGGTTGAGGGTGGGGGTGCGGTCCGCGCCATCCACCTGGAGCACGTAGCGGGAGATGCCGCTGCCCACGTCCGAGGACTGCTCCCAGATGAACGTGGTCGAGCTGCCCGACACCGTGCTGCCCGCCGCCGGCACGAGCGCGGAGAAGGCCGCCGGGGCCGTGGTGTCATTGAGGGTGAAGGTGGACGTGGGCGAGGCCGTGACGCCGCCGGCCCAGTTGTAGGCGCGCACGAACCAGGAGTGCTGGCCGTTGGCGAACACCATGCCCTCGAGCGGGGCGCTGGTGGTCTTGGTCGTCGTCAGGGCGATGCCGTCGATGACCACCTCGTAGCGGTGGATGCCCGTCTGGGCGTCGGAGCTCGCGTTCCAGGTGAACGCGGGCCGCGCGCCGGTGATCGTGGCGCCGTTGGCGGGCGCCGTGAGGGTGAAGGCCGCGGGCGGCGTGGAGTCCGTGAGCCCGAAGCCCTGGAGGCCCGTGCCGTACTGGAAGAGCGGATTGCCGTAGATGGGCTGGATGGCCTCGCCGGCGGCGATCTTCTGACGGATCGTGGCGCGCTCGGAGTCCGTGGCCCCCAGGTCGAAGGGCAGGTCCCAGCGCTCCAGCTGGTTGCTCTCGTTGTCGGTGCCGATCTGGCTCATGCTCCGGGGCAGCTGCCAGGGCAGCTTGCCGCGCGGCAGCACGTCGCCGAAGAGCAGGTCCGCCACGGCCAGGCCGCCCATGTCACCGGGGCGGTACGCCATGAGCAGCGCGTTGCTCTGGGGCACCACGTTGGTGAGCACGTAGGGGCGCGGGAGGATCATCACCGTGGTGGTGGGGATGTTCTTGGACTTGAAGCTGGTGATGACGCCGTACTGGTCCCCCCACTTGGCGTCGTGCGCGGGGCCGATGGGGTCGCCCGGCAGGTAGGGCTTCTCCTTGTCCCACTCGGTGCCGTGGGTGAAGTAGCTCTCGCCCACCACCACGATGGCCGCGTTGGGCGTCACGCCCGCGGGGGCGGCGTCCTTGTACACGATGATGCCGTCGCGCTCGGCGCGCTGCTTGATGGCCTGGTAGATGGTGAGGTCACCGAACTCGGTGCCGTGGAAGTCCGAGCGCCACGTCACCATGCACGCCGGGTCGTCCGCGCGGGGGCCGGCCACGACGAGGCGGCTGCCGGCGGGCAGGCGCAGCGGCAGGGCGCCGTCGTTCTTGAGCAGGGTGAGCGACTCCTGGGCGGCCTGACGCGCCAGCTGCTTGTTGGTGGCGGTGTGCCACTCGGCGGTGCCGGCGGGGCCCTTGCGGTACGGGTCCTCGAACAGGCCCATGCGGAACTTCAGGTCCAGGATGCGGCGCGTGGCGTCGGTGATGCGCGCCTCGCTCACGTCCGTCTCGAAGGTGCCCATCTGCGTGGGCGTGGCGCCGCCCATCACGTCCGAGCCCGCCGTGGCCGAGCGCGCCCACGCGCCCGAGGGCAGCCAGTCCGAGCAGATGACGCCCGTGTAGCCCAGGTTCTGGCGCAGGTAGTTGAGGATGCCCGGGTTGTCCCCGGCGCCGTAGCCCTCGGGGCCCAGGAGCCAGCTGCCCGCGTAGCCCGGCATGATGCCGCTGGTGCCGGCCTCGATGGCCGCGTGCCACGGACGCATGTGGTAGTGGATGGTGGTGCCGTCGTAGGTGATGCCCGCCTCGCCGCCCGCGCCCTGTCCCGGCCAGTGCTTGGTGGTGACCCAGATGGAGTGCGGGTTCACCTCGGGGCCGCCCTGCAGGCCGGCGATGAGCGCGCGGGTGAGGCCGGCGGCCAGGTCCGCGTCCTCGCCGCTGCCCTCCTGGATGCGGGGGTAGAGCACCTTGGTGCCCACCTCGGCCAGCGGGGACAAGGTGCCGCGGCTGCCCACCGCGAGCTGCTCGCGGCGCTGCATGTCGCCCATGTCCCAGGAGCGCTGCGGGTCGCGCGTGGCGGCCAGCGCCGGCTGCGTGGGCCAGCTCGTCTTGTAGCCGTGGATGGAGTCACCCGCGTCGATGATGGGGATGCCCAGGCGCTCGGCCGCGGCGGCGCGCTGGAAGGTGACGATGTCCTCGGGGCTCAGGGGGCCCATCATGAAGCCCGCGTTGGGCGTGGTCTTCGAGTCGAAGAACATCTGCAGCGCCTTCTCGCGCCGGGTCATGCGGCCGAGCAGGTCGTTCACGCGCGTGGCGACGGGCAGGTGCCAGTCCTCGTACGGCTCGATGGTGCCGTTCTTGTTGAGGTCCCGCATGCCGTTGATGAGGTTGACGCCGTCCGCGGCCGTCTCCACCACCGGCAGGTACACGCTGAAGTTGCCGATGTCCGAGCGGCTGGTGCTCCCGCCCACGGTGGCCACCACGTACCACTTGTACGTCCAGCGGTCGCTCAGGTCCTGGGTCAGGGTGAAGGAGGTGCCCGTGGCGGTGCCCACCTCGGAGTAGCGGTCCAGCAGGCTGCCCGCCGCCATCCAGTCGTAGTCGTCCCGGGTGATGTTGACGAAGACCTTGTAGCTCGTGGCGCCCGACACGGCCGCCCAGGTGAGCGTGGGCCGGCGCGTGGTGGTGATCATCGCGCCGTTGGCGGGCGCGGACACGCGGAAGGCGCCCGTGACGGCCGGAGGCGCCGGGGCCTTGTAGGGGTCCGCGATGATGGTGCGATCCCGCGGATCCGTGCCGCCGCCCGTGGAGTAGATTTCCACGTTCCAGTTGGCGCCCTGCACCGCGAGCGCCGTGATGCTCTGGCCGCGCAATTGCGTGCCCTGGGCGTTCACCACCGCCAGCCGGATGTCCGTGTTGGGCTGGGTGGGGGAGAACTGGTTCTTGGACATCGTCACCGTGGTGTTGGCCGCGTAGGTGAGCTGGTAGGTGAAGGGGCCCGGGGGGTTGCGCACGCCGGGGGAGCTGATGTCGCCCTCCTGGGGCGCCGGCGAGATGGCCAGCGGCGCGGGGGACAGGTTGATGCGCGCGAAGGCGAGCTCGGGGAAGTTCAGGTTGATGATCTGGTTGCCCGACTGGGGCGGCGGCGTGGTGCCTCCCCCGCCCGGCCCGTAGACCTCGAAGGACCACAGCGAGTAGCCGTGGGTGGTGCCGCGCGAGGTGCCGCGCATGCGCACGTAGCGGTACGTGCCCGACACGGTGTGCTCGCGGCGGCCCTTGGCGCCGTCGGTCACGGTGGCCAGCGTCGTCCAGGAGGTGTCATTGGTGGAGCCGTCGATCGTGTACGTCTTGCCGTAGGCGTCCTCCCAGTCGAGCACCACCTTGGTGAGCGCCTGCGCCGAGCCCAGGTCCACGCGGATGATCTGCGGATCCACGCCCGGAGCGGACGACCAGCGGGTGCCCCCGTCCCCGTCCACCGCGTACTGGGGCCCATTGCCCGCGGCGTTGTTCTCGACGCTGGTGGCGGTGACCGACCGGCCCCGCGCCAGATCCGTGCCCGTCGACGTGCTCCCGCCGCTGCCGTACACGGCGAACTCGTACATCGAGTAGCCGTAGCCGGTCAGGGCGCGCGTCACGCCGAGCATGCGCACGTAGCGGTAGCTGCCCGACACGGTCACCGTGTCCAGACCGCCGTCCGAGCCGGTGACGGACGCCAGGTCCGTCCAGGCCGTGGCGTTGGCCGAGCCCTGGATCTTGTAGTCCTTGGCGTACGCCGCCTCCCAGTTGATGGCCACCTGGGTGAGGGCGGTGGCCTGCCCGAGGTCGACGTAGAACCACTCGCTGGTGGTGAAGGTGGAGCCCCAGCGCGTGGCCAGGTTGCCGTCCACGGCCTCGGCGGCCGAGCCGACCTCCGTCGACGAGGCGAACGCGGGCTTGTTGAGCGCGAGGTTCTGGCCCGTCTGGGCCTCGGCCGCGAGCGGCGCGAGCAACGCGCCCAGCAGCGCCACGCCCGCGCGGGCATGGGACAGCCAGGACCCGGTGCCACGAGGGCCCCGGCTGGAATGAAGGGGAAGGGTCATGGGGATCGGAGGGACGGCGAGGACAGCGGGGGGGGAAAACGACGAACGGGCGCCCTGGCGAAAATCCGCCAGGACGCCCGGGAACGAACCGGGGGCTACTTCAGGTCGAGGTAGTCCACCGAGAAGATCCACCCGTTCGGGTGGGTGACGCCCGCCAGGCAGAGCGTGCCGGTGCCGCTGCCCGAGAAGGTGGTGGAGATGTCCTTGAGGCTCGGGCTGCTCCAGCCACCCGTCGCGGTGCCCAGCGTCAGCGTGCCGATCACCGTGTTGTTGAACTTGAGCTGCGCCTGGCCCCCGGCGTACGGCGCGCCCACGTGGGCCACGGCCGTCTTGAGCCCGGAGATGTTCACGTTGCTCCAGCAGATGCTGTCGCCACCCTCGAAGGCGACGACCTTGCTGCCGCTGTCACCGCCGGCCTCGGCGAAGCAGCCGGTCATCGTGCCCGTCTCGGCCTCCAGGCGCACGGGCGTGCCCGTGGAGGGGGGCGGCTCGGTGGTGCCGCCGCCGTTCGTGGTGCAGTGGCCCCAGGCCGCGCAGGTGGTGCCCGAGCGGCAGGCGCCGCAGGTGCCGCCGCAGCCGTCCGAGCCGCAGGTCTTGCCCGTGCAGTCCGGCTGGCAGGCATTGGCCGAGGTGCCCAGGTACATGTTGTCCACCCACACCTGCGAGCCGTTGAAGGCCGTGCCGCTCGCGGCGCCCAGGTCGATCTCGAACTTGTAGGTGCCCGAGGCGCTGGCGGTGAAGTTGGGCGGCGAGCACGTGGTCCACGAGGTGCCCACGCTGCAGTTGAACGAGGTGAGGGTGGTCCAGGGGTCCTTGGTCAGCGCGACCTTGAGGGGCACCGTGCGGGCCACGCTCGACTTGAGGTCCACCTTCCACTTGTACTGGGTCCCGGCCGTCAGCGGCACGCCTTCCTGGCGGACCTGGACGCTGTGGTTCTGCCAGCCGTTGTTGTCGATGCGCACCCACTGCACGTAGCCGCGCGTGCCACCCTCGTTGATGACCTCGGTGATGCCCGCGCCGCCGTCGAAGAACAGGTCGCTGCGGTGGTAGGTGTAGTCCTCGTTGAAGCCGCAGTTGCGGATGAGGTTGTCCGGCTTGCCGTCGCCGTTGCCGTCCTGGCACGCGGCCACGGGGGCCTGGGAGTAGCCCGCGTCCCGGTGGAACCAGCGCACGTAGTCCACCTCGAGCTTGGCCTTGGAGCCGTCCTTCGCCCAGTCGATGTTGATGCAGCTGGCGGGCGTCTCCTGGCACTTGCCGCTCACGCACGCGGCGTTGTTGGCGCACTGGGCGCTGCTCGAGCAGGCGCGGTTGCCCCAACCCAGACAGCCCAGCTCACCGCCCACCGCGTTGTTGAGGATGAGGTACATGGGCTGGCGGAACTCGGTCGCGCCATCGCCGATGGAGAAGGTGCCCACGGGCGTGCCGCCGTTGTAGGGCATGGTGTCGATGTAGATCTTGAAGCCGTTCTCGTCCCAGAGAAAGCCCCAGGTGTGCCACTGGTGGTAGTCGATCGTCTTGCCGTCCCAGGTGGCGCGCGCGCCGCCCACGTCCCCGTCACACTTGGCGTCGCCGTTGTTCGGCCACGAGCTGCACGCGTTGGGCTCCCAGCCCCCGGCGCGCGCCGCCAGCTCGCCCGTCTCGGGGATCTCCCGCCACAGGACGTTGTAGCCCATGGCCTTGTTCTCCGGGAACAGGGCCTTGTTCTCCTTGATCTGCGTGTACTCCATCACGTCAATCTCGCCCGTCATGGGCCAGCCGACGCTGTCCTCGCGCCCGCCGTTGGCGATGGCGCTGTTGGCGCCGAGCAGCCAGATGGCCGGCCACATGCCGCTGGGCGGCGTGACCCCGGAGGCCAGCTCCGCGAAGGGCATGCGCGCGCGGAACTCCAGGTAGCCGTAGCGCATCTCCACCTTCTCGTCGCTGCTGATGCGGCCGGAGGTGTACTTGGTGTCGTTGCCCGGAGCGTTCGCGATGCCCGAGAAGGGCGCGCACTCCTCGTGATCATAGACACCATTCTTGTTGCGGTCGTTCAGACAGTAGCCGGTGCTCGCGCAGGTACCGCCGTTGTTACACTGGCTGCTGGTCGTGCACGTCTGCCACACCACACAGTCCAGCGGCTCCTGACGCGCCAAGAGCGTCAGCTTGCCGTTCTCGACACAGTAGTTCCAATTGTTCGCGTTGGCGGGGTTGGCGCACTCGCGGTTGGTATACGCCTGCTGCTCGAAGTTGACGCCCAGGTTCTCCTTCGTCCAGTTCGTCGTGTTCAGGTAGCTCTTGCCCTGACCCCCGTTGAGCGCGCCGCCGAAGTCATCCTCCCACGTGAGCGAGAAGGCCTGGCCGCCGATGGTGAGGCCCGCCGCGAGTGCCTCCTGGCACACCGCCGCGTCCCCTTCCACCTCCGCCACCGCCCGCGACTCGGGACCGCCACAGCCCACCGCGCCCAACGACAGGGCACTCGCGAGCCAGCCCCACCGCAGCCATCGACTTCCTCTTCCACTCATGTCGGGAACCTTTTCTTCCTGAAAAACTCGGCAGAATCCGAATTCAGAAATTCACCGAATACCATTGCGCGGCTTTCTCGAAAACCGGGAATTATCTGACGCGGCGCGGCGCGGTGCGTCGTCGGAGCTCCCACGGTGCGGCTGACGCGGCGCGGCACCCTCGGACCCGGCGGCGAAAAGACGGGCGGACGTCACGGCCCGCGTGTCTGGGAGATTGTTCTTTCCGAGACAGTCCCCACACCCCACCCAGGCCGCGCATCCGGCAGAAATGACAGCGCCAGAATGGTGCACTCCGCCTGTCTTACAGGGTCGGTGAAAACCGATTGGGCTGGAAGGCAGTGGAATCCCAGGCTTCGCAAGGGGTTGCGAGGCGGGAATGGCCGACGGTGGACGAAGCGGATGCCCGGGGCTGGACGAAGCCCGCCCCGAGTGTCGCCGCCCAACACCCTGGCCCCAGGCACACCCCCTGCTTGCATTCCGGTCCAGGGGCGGGCCCGTCCGGACGCCGAGGGGGAACAGGGACATGGGTCCGAGGGCGCTGAAGGAAGAGGCGTTGCACTTGTACGCACAACGGCGCTTCACCGAGTGCGCGCGGACGTAC includes:
- a CDS encoding DUF2059 domain-containing protein, with the protein product MGSWRFVASWRWCVLALAMGGCSHPEAARTASTAAPVRDAARSQKEQKVRRLMVLIGAEASGRMMFDLMARHFERSADVPPGFLEKFREMAARESLVDQLVPIYMNHLSEADLDAAIAFHESASGKRFLAAQPRVMQEAKEVGEAWGVRLAQKALEELEEERDTEAPGSQRL
- a CDS encoding pilus assembly protein N-terminal domain-containing protein; translation: MNMRRDVGMLVVLAGVLGSTAGAVQAAEPTKKTAEAPQETITLKKGEHRDLTIPGLTRMSLGDDTVADIESMGGGTVRVSGVGPGKTTLVVWANDARHAYLIVVK
- a CDS encoding discoidin domain-containing protein → MTLPLHSSRGPRGTGSWLSHARAGVALLGALLAPLAAEAQTGQNLALNKPAFASSTEVGSAAEAVDGNLATRWGSTFTTSEWFYVDLGQATALTQVAINWEAAYAKDYKIQGSANATAWTDLASVTGSDGGLDTVTVSGSYRYVRMLGVTRALTGYGYSMYEFAVYGSGGSTSTGTDLARGRSVTATSVENNAAGNGPQYAVDGDGGTRWSSAPGVDPQIIRVDLGSAQALTKVVLDWEDAYGKTYTIDGSTNDTSWTTLATVTDGAKGRREHTVSGTYRYVRMRGTSRGTTHGYSLWSFEVYGPGGGGTTPPPQSGNQIINLNFPELAFARINLSPAPLAISPAPQEGDISSPGVRNPPGPFTYQLTYAANTTVTMSKNQFSPTQPNTDIRLAVVNAQGTQLRGQSITALAVQGANWNVEIYSTGGGTDPRDRTIIADPYKAPAPPAVTGAFRVSAPANGAMITTTRRPTLTWAAVSGATSYKVFVNITRDDYDWMAAGSLLDRYSEVGTATGTSFTLTQDLSDRWTYKWYVVATVGGSTSRSDIGNFSVYLPVVETAADGVNLINGMRDLNKNGTIEPYEDWHLPVATRVNDLLGRMTRREKALQMFFDSKTTPNAGFMMGPLSPEDIVTFQRAAAAERLGIPIIDAGDSIHGYKTSWPTQPALAATRDPQRSWDMGDMQRREQLAVGSRGTLSPLAEVGTKVLYPRIQEGSGEDADLAAGLTRALIAGLQGGPEVNPHSIWVTTKHWPGQGAGGEAGITYDGTTIHYHMRPWHAAIEAGTSGIMPGYAGSWLLGPEGYGAGDNPGILNYLRQNLGYTGVICSDWLPSGAWARSATAGSDVMGGATPTQMGTFETDVSEARITDATRRILDLKFRMGLFEDPYRKGPAGTAEWHTATNKQLARQAAQESLTLLKNDGALPLRLPAGSRLVVAGPRADDPACMVTWRSDFHGTEFGDLTIYQAIKQRAERDGIIVYKDAAPAGVTPNAAIVVVGESYFTHGTEWDKEKPYLPGDPIGPAHDAKWGDQYGVITSFKSKNIPTTTVMILPRPYVLTNVVPQSNALLMAYRPGDMGGLAVADLLFGDVLPRGKLPWQLPRSMSQIGTDNESNQLERWDLPFDLGATDSERATIRQKIAAGEAIQPIYGNPLFQYGTGLQGFGLTDSTPPAAFTLTAPANGATITGARPAFTWNASSDAQTGIHRYEVVIDGIALTTTKTTSAPLEGMVFANGQHSWFVRAYNWAGGVTASPTSTFTLNDTTAPAAFSALVPAAGSTVSGSSTTFIWEQSSDVGSGISRYVLQVDGADRTPTLNPTPRVASTTNLALGRNAYASSSEFGSGNDAVDGNATTRWSSRSDTASPDTESLMIDLGGVYSVKRVVLNWEAAYGSQYVIEASLDGSTNWKALYTETAGNGGLDDLTGLNGVGRYVRMRGVKRALPYGYSLWEFEVYGTGTEQTSLTGLSTGSHTWRVRAIDGAGNATLSNGPVSFTK
- a CDS encoding glycosyl hydrolase, which encodes MSGRGSRWLRWGWLASALSLGAVGCGGPESRAVAEVEGDAAVCQEALAAGLTIGGQAFSLTWEDDFGGALNGGQGKSYLNTTNWTKENLGVNFEQQAYTNRECANPANANNWNYCVENGKLTLLARQEPLDCVVWQTCTTSSQCNNGGTCASTGYCLNDRNKNGVYDHEECAPFSGIANAPGNDTKYTSGRISSDEKVEMRYGYLEFRARMPFAELASGVTPPSGMWPAIWLLGANSAIANGGREDSVGWPMTGEIDVMEYTQIKENKALFPENKAMGYNVLWREIPETGELAARAGGWEPNACSSWPNNGDAKCDGDVGGARATWDGKTIDYHQWHTWGFLWDENGFKIYIDTMPYNGGTPVGTFSIGDGATEFRQPMYLILNNAVGGELGCLGWGNRACSSSAQCANNAACVSGKCQETPASCINIDWAKDGSKAKLEVDYVRWFHRDAGYSQAPVAACQDGNGDGKPDNLIRNCGFNEDYTYHRSDLFFDGGAGITEVINEGGTRGYVQWVRIDNNGWQNHSVQVRQEGVPLTAGTQYKWKVDLKSSVARTVPLKVALTKDPWTTLTSFNCSVGTSWTTCSPPNFTASASGTYKFEIDLGAASGTAFNGSQVWVDNMYLGTSANACQPDCTGKTCGSDGCGGTCGACRSGTTCAAWGHCTTNGGGTTEPPPSTGTPVRLEAETGTMTGCFAEAGGDSGSKVVAFEGGDSICWSNVNISGLKTAVAHVGAPYAGGQAQLKFNNTVIGTLTLGTATGGWSSPSLKDISTTFSGSGTGTLCLAGVTHPNGWIFSVDYLDLK